The genomic stretch CTTCAAGAGGAGTATTGGGTAAAATAATGGCAAATTCTTCTCCTCCATAACGAGCTAGAAAATCTGATGATCTTTTAACGATATTATCCATTATTTGAGCTACTTTTATTAAGCATTTATCTCCTGCCTGATGTCCATAAATATCATTGTAAGGTTTAAAATAATCTACATCACATAAAATTAAGGATAAAGGTTCATTACCTCGATCGCAACGTTGCCATTCTTGCGCTAAAGTATTGTCAAAAAAATGTCGATTATAAACCCCTGTTAATCCATCAATAGTAGCTAGTTTACTTAGCTTTAATTCAAGTTTTTTCCTAACAGTAATATCTCTAACTGTCACTGAAAAACCATCCCCTAATTTTACCGCGATAAAATGAAACCATTTTTGAGTATTTTTATAGTTATATCTAATATCTTGCTCTAAAGATTTTCCTGTTTCTACCACTTTGATAAAAGAAGAAAATAATTGAGGTTTAACTTTATTAATAAATTTTTTAAAAACTAATTTTCCTGTTAAATTTTCTGGTTGACTATTAAAAATTTGGGCAGTGACAGGATTAACCACTATACAACGAAAATCCTCTATTTCTCCTGTTTTAGGATCTCTCACTGCTTCTAAAGCGGCGATGCCATCAAGAGATGCGTTTAAAATACTAGAAATTAAAGCCCTAGATTGATATAAAATAGCTTCAGCTTCTTTTCTTTGACGAATTTCTTTTCTTAAATTATCTTGCTCTTTTTCTAATAATTCTCGTTCTTTTTCTAATAATTTTCTCTGGGTTTGAATTGTTAATTGACTGGTAATTCTAGCTAAGACTTCTTCTTCTTGAAAAGGTTTAGTTATATAATCAATACCTCCTACTTCAAAGGCTTTTATTTTATCAAATACATCACTCAAAGCGCTAATAAAAATGACGGGAATATCTTTTGTTTTTGTATCAGATTTAAGTTTTTCACACACCTCGTAACCGTCCATATTAGGCATTAAAATATCTAATAAAATTAAATCAGGAGGATTAGATTGTGCCGCAATAATTGCACTTTCTCCATCGGGTGCTTTTTTTACTTTATAATTTTTACTCTCCAGCATTTTTGAAAGTACCCTCAAATTAGCCGGTTGATCATCAACTATTAAAATACTCTCAATTAAGTTGTTTTCTGATACCAAATCAAGTTGATTTATTGATTTATTTAAAGATTTAATATCACAATTAATCATTTATATTATTTCCTTTTATTTGATAAAAAAATTATTTTTTCAATTCCCATAAACTTGTTATAAAAAATGATTTGTTAGATATTATTATTGTTTTTCAATAAGTTTTCTAATTTTTTTTAGTTGGAAATTATCCACTAAATTAGTTAGTTTCTCAATCAAGGTATGATGTTCTTGGGGAATTTGTGCAATTAATTCTAATATTAAATCATCATCGAGATCAACAGAGGCTTGATATAATTTGTCTATCCATGATGAGGGCATTATTTGCAAATTTTCCACTGTTAAAGGTTGATTTGTGGTAACGATCGAGGTGTGATTTTCTTCTTCATAAATGTATTCTACTCCCAAGTGTTTAGCCATTGCATCAAAGATAACCGATTCTTTAAAAGGTTTTCTGATAAAATCGTCACATCCTGCGGATAAAATCACAGCTTTTTCTTCTTCCAATACACTGGCAGTTAAGGCAATAATAGCGGTGGCATTACCCTTTATTGTACCTTTAATATGTTGAGTGGCCTCATAACCATCCATTACAGGCATTCGCATATCCATCCAAATAAGATGAGGTTTCCAATCATCCCATATTTCGATCGCTTCTTGCCCATTTCCTGCTTCTTTCAATTCAAATCCCAAAGGTTGTAGTAATTTAATTAGTAATAAACGATTCATTGGACGATCGTCAACTACAAGAATACGATAACGCTGTTGTCCTGATTTTAAACCTACCACATGACGAGAGTTAATACGTTGCTCAATTTCTACTTCTTCGGGTTTAATGAGTTGAGTAACTATTTCAAAACTAAAAATACTACCTTCCCCCAAAGTACTTTTAATATTGATGTCACCCCCCATTAATTGGACAAATTTTCGACTAATAGGCAAACCTAAACCTGTACCTTCTTGACTGTTTCTGCCTACTTCTGTTTGAGTAAAGGCTTCAAAAACCTTCCCGATGTCTTCTTGTGAAATTCCCGCCCCGGTATCTTCTACGGCAAAGGTGATATAGATTTTATCTTCGGTTTTGGGTTGATAGGGAGTCAGATAAACTAAAACATTAACCCCTCCTTCTTCAGTGAATTTAATGGCATTGTTAGCTAAATTTATCAATACTTGACGTAATTTTGTCTCATCTGTGCGAATATAACGAGGTACATTTTCATCTCGTTCAAAATTTAACTGTAATTCCTTCTCTTCGGCTTTTAACTGCAATAAGTCTTCAATTTCTTGTAATAACGTATAAAGATCAAAGTTTTTCTCATTCAATGTCATTTTTCCTGCTTCTATCTTCGATAAATCAAGAACATTATTGATTAAATTCAAAAGATAGTTACCACTGCGATGGATAATGTTAATATTGTCTTTGTGTTCTTGTAGTAAGGTATTCGATCGCATCATAATTTGAGAAAAACCGAGAATAGCATTCATGGGAGTGCGCAATTCATGACTCATATTCGCCAAAAAAACGCTTTTAGTTTGATTGGCTATCTCTGCTTTCTCTTTTGCTTGAGCTAATTCGATGTTTCCTGCTTGAAGTTGTGCCGTAGATTGTTCAAGAGAGTTAATAACTTGATTGTAACGAGTAGCAATATGTCCTACTTCCGTAAAAGGTTCAACTGGTACACGCAAACTAAGATCTTGAGTTTTAATTTGTTCATCCATAACGGTAAGCAAATCATAGACTTCGGTCTTTGCTCTATGCTCAGATACATTTAGTCCTATATCTTCATCTTCTAAGGATACCCGTAAAGGGAAAAAGCGATTAGTGAGATTGAGTAATAGCCATGCTAAGCCAAAAGCCCATATAAAGCAGACTAAAATCCCTAATAATTGCACTAATAACTGCTCAAAAGAGTTTAAACCTGTACCTAATAATTCAGGTTGTGCAAATAAGGCTACCGCTAAAATTCCCCATGTACCTCCCATACCGTGTACTGCAACCGCATCAACTGCGTCATCAATTTTATGCTTTTCTAATTGTCCTTTAGCAAATAACATTAAATAAGCACCAATCGCTCCGATAATAACCGCTTCAGAGGTAGAAACTGCATGACAAGAAGCTGTTATAGAAACTAATCCAGCGATCGTACCATTCATTAAAAATTCTACTTCAGGCATTTTATACTTTTGCCACCCAAAAATGCAACCGCTAATCATTCCGGCTACTCCTGCCATCAGGGTATTGACTAAAATTCTCGGTACTTGATCATTAAATACAAATATACTGCCACCATTAAAACCAAACCATGCAATCCATAACAACATGACTCCTAACACAGATAAAGGTAAATTCGAGCCATTGATTTTCTGAACAGAAAAACGACCGTGACGAGGGCCTATAATAATTAAAAGAGCAAATGATACCCATGCCCCGATGGAATGAACTACTGTACACCCTGCAAAGTCCACAAAACCGAGATTTCCTAACCATCCCGTAAAGCCATTGTGACTGTTATCCATGCCATTCCATGCCCAATGACCAAAAATAGGGTATATAATACCTGAAATAATGCCAGAAGAAATTATATAAGAACTAAATTTTAACCTTTCGGCGACTGCTCCTGATACGATCGTCGTTGAAGTACTACAAAACATAGCTTGAAAGAGAAAAAAAGCACCTAACTCAGAATCACTACCTATATCAATAAAAAATCCTGTCGTGCCGATTATTCCTGCCTTACTTAAGCCAAACATTAATCCATAACCAAACATCCAGAATAAGGCGACGGAGATACCAAAATCTGCGAGATTCTTTACGGCTACATTAATGTTATTTTTTGATCGAGTCAACCCTGACTCTAAACACATAAATCCGGGTTGCATTAAGAATACTAATCCGGCACAAATTAAAATCCATTGTAAATCAGTCATAATTAACAATTAACAGTGGCTTATCATATTAATTCCTTATTGTACATTCCTATTACCTAATAATGATTTTTGAATCTCTATCTACAAAACTGTATTATTTGCAACAATTAGCCAATGAATTAGTCGCTAATCAGTTAAATCATCTTAGTTTTTTTAGTGTTGCCATCATTTTATTTACGGGATTAATCACCAGTTTAACGCCTTGTATGTTATCCATGCTTCCTTTAACTATTGCCTATATTGGTGGTTATGAAAATAAGGGAAAATTTTCTTCTTTTTTACAGTCAATTTATTTTGCTTTCGGGTTAGCAACCACATTAGCAATTCTCGGAATTTTTGCCGCTTTATTCGGTAAAGTTTATGGGCAAATTGGAATAGGCTTACCTATTTTAGTAAGCTCGATCGCTATTATAATGGGTTTAAATTTACTAGATATAATTCCTTTAAAATTTCCTAATTGGGATACCAGTAATTGGATTAAAGATAACTTACCCAATAGTTTAAAATCCTATCTATTAGGATTAACTTTTGGTTTAATAGCTTCTCCTTGCAGTACTCCTGTTTTAATAACTTTACTTGCTTATATAGCTAATAGTAAAAATTTAGTATTTGGGGCAATATTATTAGTTAGTTATGCAATTGGCTATGTTTTTCCTTTAATTTTAGCTGGTACATTTACAGGAACATTAAAAAATTTTCTAAATTTAAGAATAGTTACTCAATGGATTAATCCCCTTAGTGGGGCAATTTTATTAATATTTGGGATTTTTTCTTTAGCTTCTCGTTTTACTATTTAGGGGTTGCTGAAAAAGTCTTTTGATGAGGGTAGGTGTTAGGTTTTAGGTAAAATAATCAAAAATTAAGGTTTTGAGCTTAGTGTCTAAAAACAATATAGTTGGAAACTCCAAACAGTTTCAAAATACTAATTCTCCGTTAGTCAGGATAAGAAGAAAATAAATAAAGTTGGAAACTGGCAATATTTACTTCTATCTTTTATGGATTTTTAATAATAATAAAATTGGAAACTATTGCTAGTTTAATCAGGTAAAATTGAGAGAATAAATGTATTCATCAAGAATTTGTTGTATTGATGGTAACTGTAATGAGGGAATAAAGTTGTATAATCTTATCGCCTGTAAGGTGCTTTTTGCGTTGTTATTTTGTGTAATAAGGGAATAAAGTTGTATAATTTCAACGATCAGAATGTCCTATTTTCGTTTTGCTTTTTCACATCCTTAAAAAATAAAGTTGTATATTTTTGAGTTTGTGGATCAACTTTTTAGACTACAGATCAGAAAAATAGGGGAATAAAGTTGTATATTAGATCTCTTGCAAAATTATAATGAACATAAAAAGATG from Geminocystis sp. NIES-3709 encodes the following:
- a CDS encoding diguanylate cyclase domain-containing protein is translated as MINCDIKSLNKSINQLDLVSENNLIESILIVDDQPANLRVLSKMLESKNYKVKKAPDGESAIIAAQSNPPDLILLDILMPNMDGYEVCEKLKSDTKTKDIPVIFISALSDVFDKIKAFEVGGIDYITKPFQEEEVLARITSQLTIQTQRKLLEKERELLEKEQDNLRKEIRQRKEAEAILYQSRALISSILNASLDGIAALEAVRDPKTGEIEDFRCIVVNPVTAQIFNSQPENLTGKLVFKKFINKVKPQLFSSFIKVVETGKSLEQDIRYNYKNTQKWFHFIAVKLGDGFSVTVRDITVRKKLELKLSKLATIDGLTGVYNRHFFDNTLAQEWQRCDRGNEPLSLILCDVDYFKPYNDIYGHQAGDKCLIKVAQIMDNIVKRSSDFLARYGGEEFAIILPNTPLEGAINIAEQIRKEIQDLKIPHKHSEISDYVTLSLGIASVIPSSQNSIESLIKMADNALYQAKENGRNQVKFS
- the amt gene encoding ammonium transporter, which produces MTDLQWILICAGLVFLMQPGFMCLESGLTRSKNNINVAVKNLADFGISVALFWMFGYGLMFGLSKAGIIGTTGFFIDIGSDSELGAFFLFQAMFCSTSTTIVSGAVAERLKFSSYIISSGIISGIIYPIFGHWAWNGMDNSHNGFTGWLGNLGFVDFAGCTVVHSIGAWVSFALLIIIGPRHGRFSVQKINGSNLPLSVLGVMLLWIAWFGFNGGSIFVFNDQVPRILVNTLMAGVAGMISGCIFGWQKYKMPEVEFLMNGTIAGLVSITASCHAVSTSEAVIIGAIGAYLMLFAKGQLEKHKIDDAVDAVAVHGMGGTWGILAVALFAQPELLGTGLNSFEQLLVQLLGILVCFIWAFGLAWLLLNLTNRFFPLRVSLEDEDIGLNVSEHRAKTEVYDLLTVMDEQIKTQDLSLRVPVEPFTEVGHIATRYNQVINSLEQSTAQLQAGNIELAQAKEKAEIANQTKSVFLANMSHELRTPMNAILGFSQIMMRSNTLLQEHKDNINIIHRSGNYLLNLINNVLDLSKIEAGKMTLNEKNFDLYTLLQEIEDLLQLKAEEKELQLNFERDENVPRYIRTDETKLRQVLINLANNAIKFTEEGGVNVLVYLTPYQPKTEDKIYITFAVEDTGAGISQEDIGKVFEAFTQTEVGRNSQEGTGLGLPISRKFVQLMGGDINIKSTLGEGSIFSFEIVTQLIKPEEVEIEQRINSRHVVGLKSGQQRYRILVVDDRPMNRLLLIKLLQPLGFELKEAGNGQEAIEIWDDWKPHLIWMDMRMPVMDGYEATQHIKGTIKGNATAIIALTASVLEEEKAVILSAGCDDFIRKPFKESVIFDAMAKHLGVEYIYEEENHTSIVTTNQPLTVENLQIMPSSWIDKLYQASVDLDDDLILELIAQIPQEHHTLIEKLTNLVDNFQLKKIRKLIEKQ
- a CDS encoding cytochrome c biogenesis protein CcdA; the encoded protein is MFESLSTKLYYLQQLANELVANQLNHLSFFSVAIILFTGLITSLTPCMLSMLPLTIAYIGGYENKGKFSSFLQSIYFAFGLATTLAILGIFAALFGKVYGQIGIGLPILVSSIAIIMGLNLLDIIPLKFPNWDTSNWIKDNLPNSLKSYLLGLTFGLIASPCSTPVLITLLAYIANSKNLVFGAILLVSYAIGYVFPLILAGTFTGTLKNFLNLRIVTQWINPLSGAILLIFGIFSLASRFTI